A region from the Camelus ferus isolate YT-003-E chromosome 1, BCGSAC_Cfer_1.0, whole genome shotgun sequence genome encodes:
- the AADACL2 gene encoding arylacetamide deacetylase-like 2 isoform X3 has protein sequence MLFENIGLMGYEKLFSTLVKLDYTQPISDENVTVMDTTFTDIPVRLYLPKRKSERQRPAVIFIHGGAFVLGSCRQSPLDLLNRLTANKLDAVVVGVDYRLAPQYQFPTPYEDVISVVKFFLEDKTLAEYGVDPTRICISGDSSGGTLAAGVVQQIQNDPEFKNKFKAQALIYPGLQLVDISMPSHQEYEHGPVLSRNMAIELGCLYLTNDKALTQAMRKNQHMPHGSGHLFKLVNWSTFLPEKYRKQHVYTEPVLGRLNTSFSILLDNRLSPLATNDSQLQNLPLTYVVTCQHDILRDDGLIYVSRLRNAGVKVSHDHMEDGVHGALSFMTLPVYLQLGIRIKDKYINWLEENL, from the exons ATGTTATTCGAAAATATAGGTCTTATGGGATAtgaaaaattgttttccacaTTAGTAAAACTGGACTACACACAGCCAATTTCAGATGAAAACGTTACAGTGATGGATACAACCTTTACTGATATTCCAGTACGTCTGTACTTGCCAAAGAGGAAGTCAGAAAGACAGAGGCCAGCTGTAATTTTTATCCATGGTGGTGCCTTTGTTTTGGGAAGCTGTA GGCAGTCACCATTGGACCTCCTGAACAGATTGACGGCAAACAAACTTGATGCTGTTGTTGTGGGAGTGGA ctACAGACTAGCTCCTCAATATCAGTTTCCTACTCCCTATGAAGATGTCATTTCTGTGGTCAAATTCTTTCTAGAGGATAAAACTCTTGCAGAATATGGAGTGGATCCCACCCGAATCTGTATTTCAGGTGATAGTTCTGGGGGTACACTGGCAGCAGGAGTGGTTCAACAG atACAAAATGATccagaattcaaaaataaatttaaggcaCAAGCTTTAATTTACCCTGGTTTACAGCTAGTTGATATCTCTATGCCATCTCACCAAGAATATGAGCATGGACCAGTTCTGTCAAGGAACATGGCAATTGAACTCGGATGCCTCTATTTGACCAACGATAAAGCACTGACCCAGGCAATGAGAAAAAACCAACACATGCCTCATGGATCAGGACATCTGTTCAAGTTGGTTAACTGGAGTACCTTCCTTCCTGAGAAATACAGAAAGCAGCATGTATATACTGAACCAGTTTTGGGGAGACTTAACACTTCGTTTTCAATACTTTTGGATAATAGGTTATCACCTTTGGCAACCAATGATTCCCAGTTACAAAATTTGCCATTAACTTATGTTGTCACCTGTCAACATGATATCCTAAGAGATGATGGACTTATATATGTCTCACGACTTCGAAATGCCGGAGTTAAAGTTTCTCATGACCATATGGAGGATGGAGTCCATGGAGCTTTATCATTCATGACATTACCAGTTTATTTACAACTAGGTATTAGAATAAAAGATAAGTATATTAATTGGCTAGAAGAAAATCTATAA